A genome region from Phaeobacter sp. A36a-5a includes the following:
- a CDS encoding PAS domain-containing hybrid sensor histidine kinase/response regulator produces the protein MPQADAPDTGPLETYSRRYSQRGLLNRYADGRCRYFAFRQLIMAGLSALIGLLISPMAGLLVFVVAFLGDLVDTLYLMRAAPIADNAPYKRVLAISSLTAGVQAVSLSFLACSPSYFIHAENHLHQAHATPLFTVGILVGAAINATVILPYQISAGIVRLVVYALTPLVSIAIETLADHSTAVIEVQSFQFAGLGVLYVSVFFFVSFIAGRYHRSRKNTLAMALQHKQLAKINAKLQAQQLQSQQLALVAENANDSVFLMDQEGRITWVNEAFTRITGYRYDEAIGRMPGELLNDEDTDMAVVKALEKGRATGKPFRLEICNRRKDGQRLWLETNQVPMLRDDGTVETIIAVERDITASKQYEQQLKDARIAAEEGARVKSEFLATMSHEIRTPMNGVIGMAQMLERTNLDDEQKLYADTILGSARTLLSLINDVLDLSKMDAGEVILSEVDFDLRACFQQTLKLFEPQAQEKGISLDLDIAPDVPRLINGDDRRLRQVLLNLVGNAVKFTETGGVRVAVATTQAGDRLRLRFSVTDTGIGIAKDKQDQIFERFSQADAAITRRFGGTGLGLTISRLLCEAMGGEIDVTSDLGKGACFSVHLRMQPATGSALSDTDGITPQEEGCLQGMRILVAEDNRINRLLVEKYLQDEPVMLEFAVDGAEAVEKTPEFDPDVILMDMSMPVMNGLEATRMIREMEIRQPVIAALTANAFDSDREACLSAGMDDFLSKPINRDDLLAVLCKHSLPQGRRAAV, from the coding sequence ATGCCGCAGGCCGATGCGCCCGACACTGGGCCGCTAGAAACCTATAGCAGGCGATACAGCCAACGCGGGCTGCTCAACCGCTATGCGGATGGGCGGTGCCGGTATTTTGCGTTCCGCCAGCTGATCATGGCAGGGCTGTCGGCGCTGATCGGTCTGCTGATATCGCCAATGGCTGGTCTCTTGGTCTTTGTGGTCGCGTTTCTCGGCGACCTGGTTGATACGCTCTACCTTATGCGGGCAGCGCCGATTGCGGATAATGCCCCCTATAAGCGCGTGCTGGCCATCAGCAGCCTCACCGCTGGGGTGCAGGCGGTTTCCCTCTCCTTTCTGGCCTGTTCACCATCGTATTTCATCCACGCGGAAAACCACCTGCATCAGGCCCATGCCACGCCGCTGTTCACCGTCGGTATCCTGGTCGGGGCCGCCATCAATGCCACGGTGATCCTGCCCTATCAGATCTCTGCCGGTATCGTGCGGCTGGTGGTCTATGCGCTGACACCTCTGGTCAGCATCGCGATTGAAACCCTTGCCGATCACAGCACTGCCGTGATCGAGGTGCAGTCCTTTCAATTCGCCGGTCTGGGCGTGCTCTATGTCAGCGTCTTCTTCTTCGTCAGCTTTATCGCGGGTCGCTACCACCGCAGCCGCAAAAACACGCTGGCGATGGCCCTGCAACATAAGCAGCTGGCCAAGATCAACGCCAAGCTACAGGCCCAGCAGCTGCAATCCCAACAGCTTGCTCTGGTGGCCGAGAATGCCAACGACAGCGTCTTCCTCATGGATCAGGAGGGGCGGATCACATGGGTCAATGAGGCGTTCACCCGGATCACCGGCTACCGCTACGATGAGGCGATCGGCAGGATGCCGGGTGAGCTGCTGAACGATGAAGACACCGATATGGCGGTGGTCAAGGCACTGGAGAAGGGGCGCGCCACCGGCAAACCGTTTCGGCTTGAGATCTGCAATCGTCGCAAGGATGGTCAGCGTCTGTGGCTGGAGACCAATCAGGTGCCGATGCTGCGCGACGACGGGACGGTGGAGACCATCATTGCCGTCGAACGTGATATCACCGCCTCCAAACAATACGAACAGCAGCTGAAGGATGCCCGCATCGCCGCGGAGGAGGGCGCGCGGGTGAAATCCGAATTCCTCGCCACCATGAGCCATGAGATCCGCACCCCGATGAACGGGGTTATCGGCATGGCGCAGATGCTGGAACGGACCAATCTGGATGACGAGCAAAAGCTCTATGCCGATACGATCCTCGGCTCGGCCCGCACCCTTTTGTCGCTGATCAACGATGTGCTTGATCTCTCGAAGATGGACGCGGGCGAGGTCATCCTGAGCGAGGTTGATTTTGATCTGCGCGCCTGTTTCCAGCAGACCTTGAAGCTGTTTGAACCGCAGGCGCAGGAGAAGGGCATCAGCCTTGATCTCGATATCGCGCCGGACGTGCCCCGGCTGATCAATGGCGACGATCGGCGCCTGCGCCAGGTCTTGCTGAATCTGGTCGGCAATGCGGTGAAATTCACCGAGACCGGCGGCGTTCGCGTCGCGGTGGCCACCACGCAGGCGGGCGACCGGCTGCGCCTGCGCTTCTCGGTCACCGATACAGGCATCGGCATCGCCAAGGACAAGCAGGATCAGATCTTTGAACGCTTCTCTCAGGCCGATGCGGCGATCACGCGGCGGTTTGGCGGCACCGGTCTTGGCCTCACCATATCGCGCCTCCTGTGCGAGGCGATGGGCGGTGAGATCGACGTGACCTCTGACCTTGGCAAAGGGGCCTGTTTTTCCGTTCACCTGCGCATGCAGCCTGCCACCGGCTCCGCCCTGTCCGACACCGACGGTATCACCCCGCAGGAAGAAGGCTGTTTGCAGGGGATGCGTATCCTCGTCGCTGAGGACAACAGGATCAACCGCCTCCTGGTTGAGAAATACCTTCAGGACGAACCGGTTATGCTGGAATTTGCCGTGGATGGCGCCGAGGCGGTCGAGAAAACGCCGGAGTTTGATCCCGATGTCATTCTGATGGATATGTCGATGCCGGTGATGAACGGGCTGGAGGCCACCCGCATGATCCGCGAGATGGAGATCCGCCAGCCTGTCATTGCGGCACTGACGGCCAATGCCTTTGATTCCGATCGCGAGGCCTGCCTGTCCGCGGGCATGGATGATTTCCTCAGCAAGCCGATCAACCGCGATGACCTGCTTGCGGTTCTGTGCAAACACAGCCTTCCTCAGGGTCGTCGCGCAGCAGTCTGA
- the pncB gene encoding nicotinate phosphoribosyltransferase, which produces MDIATRVYNHKWKIDPIVRSLIDTDFYKLLMCQSVYRNRRDTNVRFSLINRSKHIPLANLIDEGELREQLDHIRSLSLSRGESTWLRGNTFYGKRQMFRSDFMEWFEGLRLPPYELERKGDQYELTFEGKWPEVMLWEIPALSVLMELRSRAVINSMGRFELQVLYARAMTRVWEKIEQLRDIDGLSIADFGTRRRHGFLWQDWCVQAMMEGLGDKFTGTSNCLIAMRREVEAIGTNAHELPMVYSALAEDDAALAQAPYDVLSDWHDEHEGNLRIILPDTYGTRGFLDRAPDWLAGWTGIRIDSGDPASGAETAIRWWQERGEDPQDKRVIFSDGLDVAKIKELHAQFSGRTKVSFGWGTLLTNDFRGLVPDDGLAPFSLVCKAVSANGRPTVKLSDNPEKAMGPQAEIDRYKRVFGVGEQQSQAVIV; this is translated from the coding sequence GTGGACATTGCAACCCGCGTCTATAACCACAAGTGGAAGATCGATCCGATCGTGCGCTCGCTGATCGACACCGATTTTTACAAACTGCTGATGTGCCAGTCGGTGTATCGCAATCGCCGCGACACCAATGTCCGCTTCTCGCTGATCAACCGATCCAAACATATCCCGCTGGCCAATCTGATCGACGAAGGCGAGCTGCGCGAACAGCTCGACCACATCCGCTCGCTATCGCTGTCGCGTGGCGAAAGCACCTGGCTGCGCGGCAATACGTTCTACGGCAAGCGCCAGATGTTCCGCTCCGATTTCATGGAGTGGTTCGAGGGGTTGCGCCTGCCGCCCTATGAGCTGGAGCGCAAGGGCGACCAATACGAACTGACGTTTGAAGGCAAATGGCCCGAGGTCATGCTCTGGGAAATCCCGGCCCTGTCGGTCCTTATGGAACTGCGCAGCCGCGCGGTGATCAACAGCATGGGCCGGTTTGAACTCCAGGTGCTCTATGCCCGCGCCATGACCCGGGTCTGGGAAAAGATTGAACAGCTGCGCGACATAGACGGCCTCAGCATCGCCGATTTCGGCACCCGCCGCCGTCATGGGTTTCTCTGGCAGGACTGGTGCGTGCAGGCGATGATGGAGGGGCTGGGCGATAAATTCACCGGTACCTCGAACTGCCTGATTGCCATGCGCCGCGAGGTCGAGGCTATTGGCACCAACGCCCATGAGCTGCCGATGGTCTATTCCGCGCTGGCCGAAGATGATGCCGCACTTGCGCAGGCCCCCTATGATGTGCTGTCCGACTGGCATGACGAGCATGAAGGCAATCTGCGCATCATCCTGCCCGATACCTATGGCACCCGGGGTTTCCTGGATCGCGCGCCGGACTGGCTGGCGGGCTGGACCGGCATCCGTATCGACAGCGGCGATCCCGCAAGCGGCGCCGAAACCGCGATCCGCTGGTGGCAGGAGCGGGGCGAGGACCCGCAGGACAAACGGGTGATCTTCTCCGACGGGTTGGATGTTGCCAAGATCAAGGAACTGCATGCGCAGTTTTCAGGCCGTACCAAAGTGTCCTTTGGCTGGGGCACGCTGCTGACCAATGACTTCCGCGGGCTGGTGCCGGATGACGGCCTCGCGCCGTTCTCCCTGGTGTGCAAGGCGGTGTCGGCCAATGGCCGCCCCACCGTCAAACTCTCCGACAACCCGGAAAAGGCGATGGGCCCGCAGGCTGAAATCGACCGTTACAAGCGGGTGTTTGGTGTCGGTGAACAGCAAAGCCAGGCGGTAATAGTCTAG
- a CDS encoding Hint domain-containing protein, translating to MPQYTVTAFNWSAAGYNAQYNTSYTATLDDDDGAYQGGADGNESISINGGAFGGSVGEPYAIDVSFTDTGGTPHVETFYFFNTGGSWYFVPGPGSEFTVGATLGSYQSHTTGWNYSEITCFVRGTLIETERGRVAVDSLTAGDRVLVADGSYRPLRMVMSRALTADALRANPKLRPVRITAGALGHGLPMRDLLVSRQHRMLVSSKISERMFADADVLVAAVRLTELPGIDIEQTCEPVEYFHLLFDRHEVIFAEGAPTESLFTGAEALKALTPEAYEEVTLLFPELLAPQAACRTACHVPSGRQQRRLVARHLKNNKPILTSGAVAVP from the coding sequence ATGCCACAATATACTGTCACAGCCTTCAATTGGAGCGCGGCTGGCTACAACGCCCAGTACAATACATCCTATACCGCGACGCTGGATGACGATGACGGGGCCTATCAGGGCGGTGCCGACGGCAACGAGAGCATCAGCATCAACGGGGGCGCCTTCGGCGGATCTGTAGGGGAGCCTTACGCCATTGACGTCTCCTTCACCGACACCGGCGGCACCCCCCATGTCGAGACCTTCTATTTCTTCAACACCGGCGGCAGCTGGTATTTTGTCCCCGGCCCGGGTTCTGAATTCACCGTTGGTGCGACGCTTGGCAGTTACCAGAGCCACACCACGGGCTGGAATTATTCCGAGATCACCTGTTTTGTCCGCGGCACCCTGATCGAAACCGAACGGGGTCGGGTGGCTGTCGACTCCCTGACCGCCGGTGATCGCGTGCTGGTCGCTGATGGCAGCTACCGGCCGCTGCGTATGGTGATGAGCCGCGCGCTGACGGCGGATGCGCTGCGCGCCAACCCCAAGCTGCGCCCGGTCAGGATCACCGCCGGGGCGCTGGGGCATGGTCTGCCGATGCGCGATCTTCTGGTGTCTCGGCAGCATCGCATGTTGGTGTCGTCAAAGATCAGCGAACGGATGTTTGCCGACGCCGATGTGCTGGTCGCCGCCGTGCGGCTGACCGAGCTGCCAGGTATTGATATCGAGCAGACCTGCGAGCCGGTGGAGTATTTCCACCTGTTGTTCGACAGGCATGAGGTGATTTTTGCCGAGGGCGCCCCGACCGAGAGCCTGTTTACCGGTGCCGAAGCGCTGAAGGCGCTGACGCCGGAGGCCTATGAAGAGGTCACCCTGCTGTTTCCCGAGCTGCTTGCGCCGCAGGCCGCATGCCGCACGGCCTGCCATGTCCCCAGTGGCAGACAGCAACGCCGGTTGGTGGCGCGGCATCTGAAAAACAACAAGCCCATTCTCACAAGCGGCGCCGTCGCAGTGCCATAA
- the pncA gene encoding bifunctional nicotinamidase/pyrazinamidase has translation MTKALIVIDVQLDFCPGGALAVPDGDQVVAPINAMMPDYDAVLMTQDWHPANHSSFASQHRDAAAYDSIDMPYGPQVLWPDHCVIDSAGAQFHPDLDLRGDLILRKGYRRHIDSYSAFFENDQSTPTGLHGYLQDRGIRDLTLVGLATDFCVAFSALDAARLGYDVTVDLTACRAIDLDGSLTTAVTHMQSAGVRLVGAFG, from the coding sequence ATGACCAAAGCCCTGATCGTGATTGATGTTCAGCTGGATTTCTGCCCCGGCGGTGCCCTGGCGGTGCCGGACGGGGATCAGGTCGTGGCGCCGATCAATGCGATGATGCCTGACTACGACGCAGTGCTGATGACACAGGACTGGCACCCGGCCAACCACAGTTCCTTTGCTTCGCAACACCGCGACGCTGCCGCCTATGACAGCATCGACATGCCCTATGGCCCGCAGGTGCTCTGGCCCGATCACTGCGTGATCGACAGCGCCGGGGCGCAGTTCCACCCGGATCTGGACCTGCGTGGCGACCTGATTCTGCGCAAGGGTTACCGCCGTCATATCGACAGCTATTCGGCGTTCTTTGAAAACGACCAGAGCACGCCCACCGGATTGCACGGCTATCTGCAGGACCGCGGCATCCGCGATCTGACGCTGGTCGGGCTTGCCACCGATTTTTGTGTCGCATTTTCGGCACTGGATGCCGCCCGTTTGGGCTACGACGTGACAGTGGATTTGACAGCCTGCCGCGCGATTGATCTGGATGGCTCTCTGACAACCGCAGTGACGCATATGCAATCGGCAGGCGTGCGGCTGGTTGGTGCCTTTGGGTAA
- a CDS encoding aldehyde dehydrogenase family protein, with translation MTDAAPLWFDPALCLIGGSWQAPAGGETLPLTNPSDGNILCQIARGDSHDIDAAVAAARTALNGVWGEMTATERGRLLTRMGQMVLERCETLAQLEALDVGKPLTQARADAVALARYLEFYGGAADKLHGETIPYQAGYTVYTLREPHGVTGHIVPWNYPMQIIGRSVGAALAMGNACVLKPAEEACLTALAFAHIAVEAGLPAGALNVVPGIGAEAGAALAGHPGVDHISFTGSVRTGALVQQAAGANVVPVTLELGGKSPQLVFDDADLEAALPFLVNAGIQNAGQTCSAASRILVQRGVYDQVRAAMAEAYSRLTVGPALSDLRLGPLISARQKEIVEGYLAQGADLTIAAQGVLSEAASEKGAYVRPTLFADVAADHPLAQDEVFGPVQVLIPFEDEAEAVRIANSTDYGLVAGIWTRDGARQMRLAKRLRAGQVFLNNYGAGGGVELPFGGVGKSGHGREKGFEALYGFSQLKTVAAYHG, from the coding sequence ATGACTGACGCAGCGCCGCTTTGGTTTGATCCCGCACTCTGCCTGATCGGTGGCAGCTGGCAGGCCCCTGCTGGGGGCGAAACGCTTCCCCTCACGAACCCGTCTGATGGCAATATCCTCTGCCAGATTGCCCGTGGTGACTCCCACGACATTGACGCCGCGGTTGCCGCTGCCCGCACCGCTCTGAATGGTGTTTGGGGAGAGATGACCGCCACCGAACGCGGGCGGCTTCTGACCCGGATGGGCCAGATGGTGCTGGAGCGCTGCGAGACCCTCGCCCAGCTGGAGGCACTGGACGTCGGCAAGCCGCTGACACAGGCGCGGGCGGATGCGGTGGCGCTGGCGCGGTATCTGGAATTCTACGGCGGCGCGGCGGACAAACTGCATGGCGAGACCATCCCCTATCAGGCCGGTTATACCGTCTACACCCTGCGCGAACCCCATGGGGTCACCGGTCATATCGTACCCTGGAACTACCCGATGCAGATCATCGGCCGTTCTGTCGGTGCCGCGCTGGCAATGGGCAATGCCTGCGTCCTGAAACCCGCCGAGGAAGCCTGCCTGACCGCGCTCGCCTTTGCCCATATCGCGGTGGAGGCCGGGCTGCCCGCAGGCGCGCTGAACGTGGTTCCGGGCATCGGCGCCGAGGCTGGCGCGGCGCTGGCGGGGCATCCGGGTGTTGATCATATCTCCTTTACCGGGTCGGTCAGAACCGGCGCGCTGGTGCAACAGGCGGCAGGGGCCAATGTGGTGCCGGTCACGCTGGAACTGGGCGGGAAGTCTCCGCAGCTGGTGTTTGACGATGCCGATCTGGAGGCCGCCCTGCCGTTTCTGGTAAACGCAGGGATCCAGAACGCAGGCCAGACCTGTTCCGCCGCTTCGCGCATTCTGGTGCAACGGGGCGTCTATGATCAGGTGCGCGCCGCCATGGCCGAGGCCTACAGCCGGCTGACCGTGGGGCCGGCCCTGTCCGACCTGCGTCTGGGACCGCTGATTTCCGCCCGGCAGAAAGAGATCGTCGAGGGTTATCTGGCGCAGGGCGCCGACCTCACGATTGCGGCGCAGGGTGTGCTGAGTGAGGCGGCCAGCGAAAAAGGCGCCTATGTGCGCCCAACCCTGTTTGCAGATGTTGCGGCGGATCATCCGCTGGCGCAGGACGAGGTATTCGGTCCGGTGCAGGTGCTGATCCCATTTGAGGATGAGGCAGAGGCGGTCCGGATTGCCAACAGCACCGACTACGGGCTGGTCGCGGGCATCTGGACCCGCGACGGCGCCCGCCAGATGCGGCTGGCCAAGCGCCTGCGCGCGGGTCAGGTCTTCCTCAACAACTATGGCGCCGGTGGCGGGGTTGAGCTGCCCTTTGGCGGGGTGGGCAAATCGGGCCATGGCCGCGAAAAAGGCTTTGAGGCGCTCTACGGGTTTTCGCAGCTGAAAACGGTTGCGGCCTATCACGGCTAG
- the trhO gene encoding oxygen-dependent tRNA uridine(34) hydroxylase TrhO codes for MYTIAALYHFTRFDDPAALKPALLALCEAQGVRGSLLLAQEGINGTIAGPRAGIDAVLAHIKALPGCSDLEWKEATSDKPPFGKMKVRLKKEIVTMGQPDIDPRARVGHYVEPEDWNDLIRSDDVVVIDTRNDYEVAIGTFEGAIDPKTESFREFPAWWEQNKDRFHNKRVAMFCTGGIRCEKSTNFLIGQGVEDVYHLKGGILRYLEEMPQEDSSWTGECFVFDSRVSVGHGLQEGPHELCNGCRRPILPEDKSNPAFEQGVSCHLCINETSEADKARFRERQKQMRLARERGDDHLGHLPLR; via the coding sequence ATGTATACGATTGCCGCTCTCTACCACTTCACCCGTTTCGACGATCCCGCCGCTCTGAAACCGGCGCTTCTGGCCCTTTGCGAGGCGCAGGGGGTCAGGGGCTCATTGCTGCTGGCGCAGGAAGGCATCAACGGCACCATCGCTGGCCCGCGCGCCGGGATTGATGCGGTGCTGGCCCATATCAAGGCGCTGCCCGGTTGCAGCGATCTTGAATGGAAGGAAGCCACCAGCGACAAGCCCCCCTTTGGCAAGATGAAGGTGCGGCTGAAGAAAGAGATCGTCACTATGGGCCAGCCGGACATCGACCCGCGTGCCCGCGTCGGCCATTACGTGGAGCCGGAAGACTGGAACGATCTGATCCGCTCGGACGATGTGGTTGTGATCGACACCCGCAATGACTACGAGGTTGCCATCGGTACCTTCGAAGGCGCGATCGACCCCAAGACCGAGAGCTTCCGCGAATTTCCGGCCTGGTGGGAACAGAACAAGGACCGGTTCCACAACAAGCGTGTTGCGATGTTCTGCACCGGTGGCATCCGCTGCGAGAAATCCACCAACTTCCTGATTGGTCAGGGCGTGGAGGATGTCTATCACCTGAAAGGTGGTATCCTGCGCTATCTTGAGGAGATGCCGCAGGAAGACAGCAGCTGGACCGGCGAATGTTTCGTCTTTGACAGCCGGGTGTCCGTCGGACACGGGTTACAGGAAGGTCCGCATGAGTTGTGCAACGGCTGCCGCAGGCCCATTCTGCCAGAGGACAAATCCAATCCGGCCTTTGAACAGGGGGTGTCCTGCCATCTCTGTATCAATGAGACCTCTGAGGCCGACAAGGCCCGGTTCCGCGAGCGGCAGAAACAGATGAGACTGGCGCGGGAACGCGGCGACGACCACCTGGGCCATCTGCCGCTGCGCTGA
- the hpaH gene encoding 2-oxo-hept-4-ene-1,7-dioate hydratase, translating to MTPQDHARAAEDLLRAEATGQQIGLLSRRYPQMDMDDAYAIQKAICEAKLAQGHNVVGWKIGLTSKAMQYALNIDIPDSGILFDDMVFSHGTTVPAGRFIQPRIEAEIAFVMKHALSGGDITRAAVLAATDYVAPALEILDTRIARQDRETGQSRNVFDTISDNAANAGVVLGPQRHAVDAFDLRWVGAITSRNGEVEETGLGAGVLDDPVESVVWLARRMAQYGQRIEPGQIVLSGSFIRPVECPSGTAIRADFGPFGAVEITFA from the coding sequence ATGACACCGCAGGATCACGCGAGGGCCGCAGAGGATCTCCTGCGGGCGGAGGCAACGGGACAGCAGATCGGCCTGCTCAGCAGACGCTATCCGCAGATGGATATGGACGATGCCTATGCGATCCAGAAGGCGATCTGCGAAGCCAAGCTGGCGCAGGGGCACAACGTCGTCGGCTGGAAAATCGGCCTCACCTCCAAGGCGATGCAATACGCGCTGAACATCGACATACCCGACAGCGGTATCCTGTTTGACGACATGGTGTTTTCACATGGCACGACAGTTCCCGCCGGTCGTTTCATCCAGCCGCGGATCGAGGCGGAGATCGCCTTTGTCATGAAACACGCCCTCAGTGGCGGCGATATTACCCGGGCTGCGGTGCTTGCCGCCACCGACTATGTGGCACCCGCGCTGGAGATCCTCGACACGCGCATCGCGCGCCAGGACAGGGAAACCGGCCAAAGCCGCAACGTATTCGACACCATCAGCGACAATGCGGCTAATGCAGGTGTCGTACTGGGACCGCAGCGCCACGCGGTCGACGCCTTTGATCTGCGCTGGGTCGGGGCAATCACCTCGCGCAATGGCGAGGTTGAGGAAACGGGGCTTGGTGCAGGCGTGCTTGATGATCCGGTCGAAAGCGTGGTCTGGCTGGCCCGCCGCATGGCACAATATGGCCAGCGCATCGAACCCGGTCAGATCGTCCTTTCCGGCAGCTTCATCCGCCCCGTCGAATGCCCCTCCGGCACTGCGATCAGGGCCGATTTCGGCCCCTTCGGCGCGGTGGAGATCACCTTCGCCTGA
- a CDS encoding fumarylacetoacetate hydrolase family protein → MKFASYSAAGQAFYGAATDDGMIALSPDFPQWPTLLDVVRAGGLDQLMVAAEGRSVTHTDVQYDMVLPNARRILCVGVNFPDRNAEYKDGSEQPKYMSLFPRFASGFTGHNRPLIRPPESHMLDYEGEVAIVIGKGGRRIAQADAYDHIAALTICNEGTIRDWVRHAKFNVTQGKNWDNSGAIGPCLVPFRDPAQLDDARIITRVNGEVRQDDVLSRMMHPIRREIEYISTFMTLEPGDIIVTGTPTGSGARLDPPQFLKPGDVVEIEVSGIGTLRNTIEDEAP, encoded by the coding sequence ATGAAGTTTGCAAGTTACAGCGCAGCCGGGCAGGCTTTCTACGGGGCCGCAACCGATGACGGGATGATCGCGCTTAGCCCGGACTTCCCGCAATGGCCGACCCTGCTGGATGTGGTGCGCGCGGGCGGGCTGGATCAGCTGATGGTCGCGGCCGAGGGCAGATCCGTCACCCACACAGATGTGCAGTACGACATGGTGCTGCCCAATGCGCGGCGGATCCTCTGTGTCGGCGTCAACTTCCCGGATCGCAATGCCGAATACAAAGACGGCAGCGAGCAGCCGAAATACATGTCGCTGTTCCCCCGCTTTGCCAGTGGCTTCACTGGCCACAATCGCCCGCTCATCCGCCCCCCCGAAAGCCACATGCTTGATTATGAGGGCGAGGTGGCGATTGTCATCGGCAAAGGCGGGCGGCGCATCGCACAGGCCGACGCCTATGACCATATCGCCGCGCTCACCATCTGCAACGAAGGCACCATCCGCGACTGGGTGCGCCACGCGAAATTCAACGTCACCCAGGGCAAGAACTGGGACAACTCCGGTGCCATCGGCCCCTGCCTGGTGCCGTTCCGGGACCCGGCGCAGCTGGATGACGCGCGCATCATCACCCGTGTGAACGGAGAGGTCAGGCAGGACGATGTCCTGTCGCGCATGATGCACCCGATCCGGCGGGAGATCGAATATATCTCCACCTTCATGACGCTTGAGCCGGGCGATATTATCGTGACCGGAACCCCCACCGGGTCCGGCGCACGGCTGGATCCGCCGCAGTTCCTGAAACCCGGCGATGTGGTTGAGATCGAGGTTTCCGGCATCGGCACGCTGCGCAACACGATCGAGGACGAAGCCCCATGA
- a CDS encoding GNAT family N-acetyltransferase produces the protein MSFRLTLILPRERARLAAALTRYYSEIAPDLRIDPSERAGQMLHRKDVTAFWIRQEQDRIGFAIVLNLPDDRRELSEFAIDPAYRRQGYGHAAASLIFAEFPGYWRMGISAGSPNAVAFWGTCLSAVKGVEQLREGAPFTENQIKSYSFHIAGAQND, from the coding sequence ATGAGCTTTAGACTGACCTTGATCCTGCCGCGCGAACGGGCGCGGCTGGCAGCGGCGCTGACCCGCTACTACTCCGAAATTGCCCCGGACCTGCGGATCGACCCCAGTGAGCGCGCAGGCCAGATGCTGCACCGCAAGGATGTGACGGCGTTCTGGATCCGCCAAGAGCAGGACCGCATCGGGTTTGCCATCGTGCTCAACCTGCCCGATGATCGCCGTGAACTGTCGGAATTTGCCATTGATCCAGCCTATCGCAGGCAGGGGTACGGCCATGCCGCGGCCAGCCTGATCTTTGCCGAATTTCCGGGGTATTGGCGAATGGGCATTTCCGCAGGCTCGCCCAATGCAGTGGCGTTCTGGGGCACCTGTCTCAGCGCCGTGAAGGGGGTCGAGCAGCTGCGTGAAGGCGCGCCTTTTACCGAGAATCAGATCAAGAGTTACAGTTTCCACATCGCAGGAGCCCAGAATGACTGA